Below is a genomic region from Phragmites australis chromosome 20, lpPhrAust1.1, whole genome shotgun sequence.
ACAAAGCCTAACAAACTAACAGCCGTGCGTGTGATAAGGCTTAACCAATGAACAGCTAGCTAGCTAACTAACGGATGATGCTAACAAGCTAAGAAACTAATTGCAAAACAAGTAGACTGCTGTGGACGTGCTGCTGTCGCCTCACCGCATGGAAGCCCAAGGCCCAGCCCATAACAAACATTGTATCTTCTTGGTAGTATTACATTACATAACATATTAGTTCATCCAAAATATATGAGCCTCACAGTAGGTACATCATGTGGTAAAGGCTCCCTAGAATTTATATACAGGCTTAGAACCATTTTGCTCACTTCAGAAACATGACACATTACAAACCAAAGAGAGTTTCAACAATTTGAAATCACTGCTGCTGTCTCATTTGCCATTCTTGTATTACGAAACGAAGGGCATTGTTGGGAATTAACTGATGGTGTGCGAAATTAAGGTAGGTCACGGGAGACATTTTGTGTCCCCTTTGGATCCAGTCTTTTATAGCCTCACCTTCATATGTGAATCCATCAGCAGCGATGTGTGGATCTCGCATGATCTCCTGAAACAATGCAAGATTATCTGGAATCAGAACTATCAACACAAATGAAGGTGGATACAATTATGATGTGAATCACCTACTTGAAAGCAAATACAACTTCATATAATATCTCACATGAGTTACTGTTGTTACTGAATTGTCATAATTGTATGCGATCAATCAGGTAAACACAAAATTATTGTCTGTATCACATAAGGCATTACATGATTCAGTTGCTTCTTTTCTCTGAATTTTTAACAATATTGATTTGGTGGAGATTTATTTCTCATCAACTCTACTTATGCTGAGCACTAGAGAAGTGGAGATTATTAAAGCCAGCACATAGAATACTGACCTGTGTCATTGGGCACATGAAATATGATGGTGTCTCGCATTTATCATCTGGACAAAGCAACGAAGAAGATGACGGTTCATTCATCATAGCTTGCAGGACACCCCAGGCCTCCTTTGCAAGATCAGGGCGCTCCTTCCTGTCATACCGGCAACATTTCAGAGCTAGGCTTGCCAAATCTTGAGCGTACTCAGGAGGCCATTCCCCTGCAGAGGCGTCAAGTATCTCGTGCAAGGCTCCATTGCTCAGCGCTGCCTCGACCTCGCTCTGAAGGCCTAGGGGGTTCTTGGCAGTTAGCAAACGCAGCAGCACGACTCCAAAGGAGTAGACATCATATTGCGCTGTGAGCTCCCCTGAAGCAATGTACCCTGGATCCATGTAACCCAAAGTGCCTTTTATTTGGTCCGTTCTGTGGTAAGGGGTGACAGTGGTGTTTGTCAGATTTAAGGAATGAGAAATCCCAAAGTCCCCCAGCTTGCCTACAAAGTTAGCGCCAAGGAGGACATTGTCAGGCTTCAAATCACCATGGGCGATGCTTTTTGGTTTGTTGGAGTGGAGGAAGATAAGTGCTGTGCAGATGTCCACAGCAATTCTGATGCGGATTCTCCATGGGAGTGGCTCCGTGTGGTGCTTGCATTGGAGTCGGTCCTCTAGGCTTCCGTTTGCCAAGAATTCATAAACCAGCACTTTTGGATCTCTGCACACTCCTATGAGAGTGACAAGGTTTGGATGTCTCATCCTACTTAGAACCTCGACCTGTAATGTTTTCACAAATAGCAGATTTAGATACATCTTTTCTCCCATGCCTTACATTTGACAGTGGTGAAAATTACCTCATCGTTGAACTCCCTCTCTCCTATTATTCCTTCTCGGTTAAATTTCTTTATGGCCACAGTGGTATGGCGGAGAAAGCCCTCATAGACACTTGCACATCCACCATGTCCAATCTCTTTGGAGTCATCAAAGTTGTTGGTTGCTTCTTTAATTTCACCGTAGCTAAACTCTGTCAAGGCAACATCACCAGCAGAACCAAAAACACTGTTGCCAATTAGTTTGCGCATCTCTTCAACTTCTCTTAGAGCGTCTTCTTTCTCACGCTGCAGATCTCCTTGCAGCTGTTGGAGCTCTTCCAACAGAGAGTTTGTCTGGAGAAGCTTATTCTCCAGTTCTGCCCTTTGCTCATTTGCCTTCTGCAGTTCATTGCATATCTGGAGGTTCTCGTTTTGAAGAATAGTTGTTTCTCCTGTCAGCCTTTCCTCTATCTCCCTTTTTTCTTTGCGGAGTGCATTCTCTCGTGCTTTGAACtgcaagaaaaatatttgagtACCTGAATGGTCAATTGACCATTTAAGAAAAAATGCTTGTACTTACCTTGCTTGAACATagaatttttcaaaagaaaattgcTTCTATTCAGAGAAAGGGTGAGTATGTAACAGAATAATTAAGCAAgaacaataagaaacaaaataaatttggTGAAAAACTACAGTCATACCATCCTGGAAGCTTCAAACAGCTCCCTTTCAGCTTTCTGCCGGCCCTCAGATGCTTCCTTTCTTGAACGTTCCAGCTCATTGCGGACTTGTTGCAGCTGCTCAAACGCTTCATTATGCATGCTAGTTTCCACCTGTAAAATATTATGGCTTACTTTGAGTTCAATAAATATCAAAGCATTATCCAACTACAATGAGCATCTTTTTTGCAAATGTAGAGCAAAATCGAAGATCTTCACCGGTCAACAAATCTTCCTGGACCTTTGTAAATGGATGATAGAGGAGCAAAGCAACACATTTTTAGTTCTCAACAAAGGTGAGTGTTTGACGCAAGATCACACTGGTAATCATAACAAGGGAGTTCTCCCACATATCCACGTTGTGTTACAACCATGTAGACATCACTGCTACATGAATGTTAGCATTCCGAGTTTCCATTCCCAAAACTTCGAGTGGCTTTGTTCCCAGAACAAGTACAGGGAAAAAAATGAAACTAGAACTTTTTGTCATA
It encodes:
- the LOC133901845 gene encoding U-box domain-containing protein 33-like; amino-acid sequence: MFFMRGGSGRSTGTSRSASLREIDEEAAVVDDGGGKLYVAVGKDFKDGKSNLSAARSLSLLGDLNLILLHVHQPAERIMSGFCKVPASQLEENELKAYRKIEQEEMTTLLNQYMDYCRLYLKVQAETLVIEKNNAANGILELITQHRITKLVMGTSSLTKRQVPKSKVAAIVHQQAKLYCQIFFIYKESLACTREANLDSIKADSPRSSSASTLSDESELRARSVSLPPGHPGYMSSPDQQVLHQRSNSVSYPLSGLIANNAERMSPIAQHSIRMTPRNCSPNSSLPSNAGSSSSSLKDMDTMDGSSAPASIVSSEEQQISMVETSMHNEAFEQLQQVRNELERSRKEASEGRQKAERELFEASRMFKARENALRKEKREIEERLTGETTILQNENLQICNELQKANEQRAELENKLLQTNSLLEELQQLQGDLQREKEDALREVEEMRKLIGNSVFGSAGDVALTEFSYGEIKEATNNFDDSKEIGHGGCASVYEGFLRHTTVAIKKFNREGIIGEREFNDEVEVLSRMRHPNLVTLIGVCRDPKVLVYEFLANGSLEDRLQCKHHTEPLPWRIRIRIAVDICTALIFLHSNKPKSIAHGDLKPDNVLLGANFVGKLGDFGISHSLNLTNTTVTPYHRTDQIKGTLGYMDPGYIASGELTAQYDVYSFGVVLLRLLTAKNPLGLQSEVEAALSNGALHEILDASAGEWPPEYAQDLASLALKCCRYDRKERPDLAKEAWGVLQAMMNEPSSSSLLCPDDKCETPSYFMCPMTQEIMRDPHIAADGFTYEGEAIKDWIQRGHKMSPVTYLNFAHHQLIPNNALRFVIQEWQMRQQQ